From the Platichthys flesus chromosome 6, fPlaFle2.1, whole genome shotgun sequence genome, one window contains:
- the scamp5a gene encoding secretory carrier-associated membrane protein 5, whose amino-acid sequence MAENNFPPLPRFIPLKPCFYQDFSEIPDQRRTMCKRLYYLWILNSATLAVNLIGCLAWMCGGGGATNFGMAFLWLILFTPCSYVCWFRPIYKAFKTDSSFNFMAFFFVFMAQVVISIIQTVGIPGWGVCGWLATITFFSTNIGSAVVMLIPTIMFTAVAVLSVIALSKVHNFYRGSGGSLGKAQEEWTTGAWKNPHVQQAAQQAAMGAAQGAIQQDQYSAAPTYNYDDPM is encoded by the exons ATGGCAG AAAACAACTTCCCTCCCCTGCCTCGATTCATCCCCCTCAAGCCATGCTTCTATCAAGACTTCAGTGAGATCCCAGACCAGCGTCGCACCATGTGCAAGAGGCTCTACTACCTGTGGATCT TGAACAGCGCCACACTGGCTGtgaatctgattggctgtctggCCTGGATGTGCGGAGGTGGTGGAGCGACCAACTTCGGAATGGCCTTCCTGTGGCTCATCCTCTTCACCCCCTGCTCCTATGTATGCTGGTTCAGGCCCATCTACAAGGCCTTCAA gACAGACAGCTCCTTCAACTTTATGgctttcttcttcgtcttcatGGCCCAGGTGGTGATTAGCATTATCCAGACTGTTGGCATTCCAGGCTGGGGAGTGTG TGGCTGGCTGGCTACCATCACCTTCTTCAGCACCAACATCGGGTCAGCTGTGGTCATGCTGATTCCCACCATTATGTTCACTGCAGTGGCTGTGCTCTCTGTCATTGCCCTCTCAAAG GTTCATAACTTCTACCGCGGTAGCGGGGGCAGTCTGGGTAAGGCCCAAGAGGAGTGGACCACTGGGGCCTGGAAGAACCCCCATGTGCAACAGGCGGCTCAGCAGGCAGCCATGGGTGCCGCGCAGGGCGCCATACAGCAGGACCAGTACTCAGCAGCTCCCACCTACAACTACGACGACCCAATGTAG
- the LOC133954874 gene encoding UDP-glucuronosyltransferase 2C1-like has protein sequence MKVPPLALLTFTLLLNELTSASVGKILVFPLDGSHWVNMKVLIEALHAKGHEVTVLRPYDSWYISEKSPFYTSITLPSTGGFEENFETFLLPQLEVRLQSKSMSPWSLIWTHIKLQRMIINQFSEFHKRVSDMVVQMFEDENLMRSLNDAKYDLVLTDPGIGGGAMLARRLQVPLVFNVRWTIQGEAHLLIAPSPLSYIPFVATELTDRMTFPQRIKNVLSYVIGMYTLSCITEPQYKPVVRKYFGPDVDYSTFFLEADIWLMRNDFVFDFPRPTMPNIVYMGGFQCKPQKPLPEDLEEFVQSSGDHGVVVMTLGTLVGKLPQDVAEEIAAAFAQLPQKVVWRYVGERPVNLGNNTLLVNWLPQNDLLGHPKTRAFVCHGGTNGVQEAIYHGVPVVGLPLFFDQPDNLSKIQARGAALNVDIAMLDRHIFEDALRAVLYNSSYRENMQRLSRLHRDQPMKPLDRAVFWIEFVMRHKGAPHLQTQANKMSWFVYNSVDVIAALLAAVLLLTFNGMSVVRSVWRKIFVGKKVKPE, from the coding sequence ATGAAGGTGCCTCCCTTAGCTCTGCTCACCTTTACCCTACTCTTGAATGAACTAACCAGTGCCTCTGTGGGGAAAATACTAGTTTTCCCATTGGACGGAAGCCACTGGGTAAACATGAAAGTACTCATTGAGGCGCTGCATGCCAAAGGCCATGAGGTCACCGTGCTCAGGCCGTATGACAGCTGGTACATCAGTGAAAAATCTCCTTTCTACACCTCCATCACACTTCCAAGCACAGGTGGCTTCGAGGAAAACTTTGAAACCTTTTTGTTGCCACAGCTGGAGGTCCGGCTACAGAGTAAATCTATGTCTCCTTGGTCTCTCATCTGGACCCATATTAAATTGCAGCGGATGATTATAAACCAGTTCTCGGAGTTCCACAAGAGAGTGAGTGATATGGTCGTTCAGATGTTTGAGGACGAAAACCTGATGCGTTCCCTTAACGATGCCAAATATGATCTGGTTTTGACCGACCCTGGCATCGGCGGAGGGGCCATGTTGGCACGTCGTCTTCAAGTTCCCCTTGTTTTCAATGTCAGATGGACCATTCAAGGTGAAGCTCATCTTCTCATTGCTCCTTCCCCTCTGTCATACATTCCTTTCGTCGCAACAGAGCTGACAGACAGGATGACCTTCCCTCAGCGAATCAAGAATGTTTTGAGTTATGTTATCGGGATGTACACCCTATCCTGCATCACAGAACCTCAATACAAACCTGTGGTTAGGAAGTACTTTGGGCCCGATGTGGATTACTCAACGTTCTTCCTGGAAGCTGATATATGGCTTATGAGGAATGATTTCGTCTTTGATTTTCCACGTCCTACAATGCCTAATATCGTCTACATGGGTGGATTTCAGTGCAAGCCCCAGAAGCCCCTGCCCGAGGACCTGGAGGAGTTTGTCCAGAGCTCCGGAGATCACGGGGTCGTTGTGATGACCTTAGGAACTTTAGTTGGCAAGCTTCCCCAAGATGTTGCAGAGGAGATTGCGGCAGCCTTCGCTCAGCTGCCTCAGAAAGTTGTTTGGAGGTACGTTGGAGAAAGGCCGGTCAACCTGGGTAACAACACATTACTGGTCAACTGGTTGCCCCAGAATGACCTCTTAGGACATCCCAAAACTAGGGCGTTTGTTTGCCACGGCGGCACCAATGGAGTTCAAGAAGCAATTTACCATGGGGTGCCTGTAGTCGGCCTACCCTTATTCTTCGATCAGCCAGATAACCTCTCCAAAATCCAAGCAAGGGGAGCAGCTTTGAATGTGGACATTGCCATGCTCGATAGGCACATCTTTGAAGATGCCCTAAGGGCAGTTCTCTACAACTCCTCCTACAGGGAAAACATGCAGAGACTCTCCAGGCTACACAGAGACCAGCCCATGAAACCACTGGACAGGGCAGTGTTTTGGATAGAATTTGTAATGAGGCACAAAGGAGCCCCTCACCTGCAGACACAAGCCAACAAAATGTCCTGGTTTGTTTACAACTCTGTTGATGTCATCGCTGCTTTGTTGGCAGCTGTTTTGCTCTTAACGTTCAACGGCATGTCAGTTGTAAGATCAGTGTGGAGAAAGATATTTGTTGGAAAAAAGGTCAAacctgaataa
- the si:ch73-330k17.3 gene encoding IGFBP domain-containing protein — translation MWMLFLLGALLGALGSEETASGANQQLQALHCPPCERIHCSTRRTLRLQCKGGVTTGVCGCCPVCARTEGETCGGTWDYLGKCDEGLVCVYQDAAADQGEEESRGICRAVIDPLDPETCHPECTKEFCQAHPSDICSARSVSLEKRSCQSSCQHTSCSSCLLLKPPSCPQTCGPSDSTCLHRFGKCVHNHLKAAHSPVCQSDLQNNPEGHFVCFVPACVNTPSEPHA, via the exons ATGTGGATGCTCTTCTTGCTGGGTGCCCTACTGGGAGCGTTGGGATCAGAGGAGACGGCCTCTGGGGCCAATCAGCAGCTTCAGGCCCTGCACTGCCCGCCCTGTGAGAGGATACACTGCTCCACCCGGCGGACGCTGAGACTCCAGTGTAAAGGTGGTGTCACGACGGGTGTATGCGGCTGCTGCCCCGTGTGTGCCAGGACAGAGGGCGAGACCTGTGGGGGGACGTGGGACTATCTTGGCAAGTGTGATGAGGGACTGGTGTGTGTTTACCAGGACGCAGCAGCTGaccagggagaggaagagagcagaggcATCTGTCGAGCAG TGATTGATCCATTGGATCCAGAGACGTGTCACCCAGAGTGCACCAAGGAATTCTGTCAGGCCCACCCGTCTGACATCTGCTCTGCCAG ATCCGTGTCTCTGGAGAAACGCTCGTGCCAGAGCTCTTGCCAACACACCTCCTGTTCAAGCTGTCTGCTGCTGAAGCCCCCATCGTGTCCTCAGACCTGCGGCCCCTCGGACTCCACCTGTCTGCACCGCTTTGGGAAGTGTGTGCACAATCACCTGAAGGCAGCTCACAGTCCCGTGTGCCAAAGTGACCTGCAG AATAATCCTGAGgggcattttgtgtgttttgtcccgGCCTGTGTGAACACACCAAGTGAACCCCACGCGTGA
- the LOC133954876 gene encoding ubiquitin-conjugating enzyme E2 Q2-like isoform X1: MSVSGLKAELKFLESIFDPNHERFRIIDWKPDELSCQFNVTREKLLIIHCNITESYPSTPPIWFVDSDDPSLAEVLERLEDVRKGSTLLLQQLKRLICDLCRLYNLPQHPDVEMLDQPLPAGPITQERKNGPSDEVTSEEEEEEEMGEQDIDLDQDLDHYDMKEEEPVDGKKSEDDGIEKENLAILEKIRKNHRQDHLNGAVSGSVQASDRLMKELREIYRSQSYKTGIYSVELVNDSLYEWHVKLRTVDPDSPLHSDLQVLKEKEGVDYILLNFSYKDNFPFDPPFVRVISPVLSGGYVLGGGALCMELLTKQGWSSAYSIESVIMQINATLVKGKARVQFGANKNQYNLARAQQSYKSLVQIHEKNGWYTPPKEDG, encoded by the exons ATGTCGGTGTCGGGGCTAAAGGCCGAACTGAAGTTTCTGGAGTCAATCTTTGATCCAAACCACGAGCGATTCAGAATAATAGACTGGAAACCCGACGAGCTGAGTTGCCAGTTCAACGTAACGAGGGAGAAGCTGCTGATCATTCACTGCAACATCACG GAATCCTATCCCTCAACACCCCCAATATGGTTTGTTGACTCTGATGATCCCAGTCTGGCTGAAGTGTTGGAGCGCCTAGAGGATGTGAGAAAAGGCAGCACATTG CTCCTTCAACAGCTGAAGCGGCTCATTTGTGATCTCTGTCGTCTTTACAACCTGCCACAACATCCAGATGTAGAAATGCTGGACCAGCCACTACCTGCTGGTCCAATCACTCAAGAGCGAAAG AATGGGCCGTCAGATGAGGTGAcatctgaagaggaggaggaggaagaaatggGAGAG CAGGACATTGACCTGGACCAAGACCTTGACCATTATGacatgaaagaggaggagccagTGGATGGAAAAAAGTCTGAAGATGATGggatagaaaaagaaaatctggcCATCTTGGAGAAAATTCGTAAAAACCACAGACAGGATCACTTGAAT GGTGCAGTCTCTGGCTCGGTGCAAGCCTCAGACCGCCTAATGAAGGAACTCAGGGAGATCTACAGATCACAGAGTTACAAGACAG GTATTTATTCAGTCGAACTAGTCAATGACAGCCTTTATGAATGGCACGTCAAGTTAAGGAC GGTAGACCCAGATAGTCCTTTGCATAGTGACTTGCAGgtcttaaaagaaaaagaaggagtgGACTACATTCTGCTCAATTTCTCTTATAAA GATAATTTCCCCTTTGATCCACCTTTTGTACGGGTTATTTCCCCTGTGCTGTCCGGAGG GTATGTGCTAGGAGGAGGAGCCTTGTGCATGGAACTTCTCACCAAACAG ggCTGGAGCAGTGCCTATTCCATAGAATCTGTCATTATGCAGATAAATGCAACTCTGGTGAAAGGAAAAGCCAGGGTGCAGTTTGGAGCCAATAAG aaccAGTACAATCTTGCCAGAGCACAACAGTCATACAAATCCCTTGTGCAAATCCACGAGAAGAATG GCTGGTACACACCGCCTAAAGAGGACGGATAA
- the parp16 gene encoding protein mono-ADP-ribosyltransferase PARP16, with protein sequence MQPPLPTEAVRELVCSCLHRDPVAADLRCSLFVAAAQNYKRDSLLRPFPPRYLSDDNKDFEELLGDVKSLPGVRELVRLRPGEADHHLALTHWILSSNSFAVKTLQKDEYAKLCSLTENEGVSAPVPDFLFEVDYCDQLNARFEKTRAGRDVFYAFHGSRLENFHSIIHNGLHCHLNKNSVFGEGTYLTSDLSMAVLYSPHSSSWKDSLLGSLLSCVALCEVIDHPDVKCQVKKKDSETIDRQRSRAKNSEGGDVPQKYFVVTNNQLLRVKYLLVYSQKRHLSRHSRSSSWFTRHHFAIMMSLYLLLLIFIGAFNSNTFVSFWSRLFR encoded by the exons ATGCAGCCTCCGCTCCCAACCGAAGCCGTCAGAGAGCTGGTGTGCTCCTGTCTGCACAGAGACCCGGTTGCAGCAGACCTCCGCTGCAGCCTGTttgttgctgctgcacagaACTACAAGCGGGACTCTTTGCTCAGACCCTTCCCCCCCAGATACCTTAGTGATGACAATAAGGACTTTGAGGAGCTG CTGGGAGATGTGAAGTCTTTGCCTGGTGTCAGAGAGTTGGTGAGACTGCGACCTGGAGAGGCAGATCATCATCTGGCTCTCACACACTGGATTCTCTCTTCAAACAGCTTTGCTGTGAAGACACTGCAGAAGGATGAG TATGCCAAACTGTGCAGCTTGACAGAAAATGAGGGGGTGTCTGCGCCTGTGCCTGACTTCCTCTTTGAGGTGGATTACTGTGACCAGTTGAACGCCAGGTTCGAGAAGACAAGGGCAGGACGAGACGTCTTCTATGCATTCCACGGGAGCCGCCTGGAGAACTTTCACTCAATCATTCACAACGGGCTGCACTGTCACCTGAACAAG AACTCAGTGTTTGGAGAGGGGACCTACCTCACCAGTGACCTCAGCATGGCTGTCCTCTATAGtccccacagcagcagctggaaagACAGTCTCCTGGGTTCACTGCTCAGTTGCGTTGCCTTGTGTGAAGTCATTGATCATCCAGATGTTAAGTGTCAGGTCAAGAAAAAAG ATTCTGAAACCATCGACCGTCAGCGCTCCAGAGCAAAGAACAGTGAAGGAGGCGACGTCCCACAGAAGTACTTTGTTGTCACCAACAATCAGCTTCTGCGAGTCAAGTACCTGCTGGTTTACTCTCAGAAGAGGCACCTGTCCAG aCATTCCCGCAGCTCCTCCTGGTTCACGCGACACCATTTTGCCATCATGATGAGTCTCTACCTTCTGCTGCTCATATTCATCGGTGCCTTTAACTCCAACACCTTCGTATCCTTTTGGAGCAGACTCTTCAGGTGA
- the LOC133954876 gene encoding ubiquitin-conjugating enzyme E2 Q2-like isoform X2, translating to MSVSGLKAELKFLESIFDPNHERFRIIDWKPDELSCQFNVTREKLLIIHCNITESYPSTPPIWFVDSDDPSLAEVLERLEDVRKGSTLLLQQLKRLICDLCRLYNLPQHPDVEMLDQPLPAGPITQERKNGPSDEVTSEEEEEEEMGEDIDLDQDLDHYDMKEEEPVDGKKSEDDGIEKENLAILEKIRKNHRQDHLNGAVSGSVQASDRLMKELREIYRSQSYKTGIYSVELVNDSLYEWHVKLRTVDPDSPLHSDLQVLKEKEGVDYILLNFSYKDNFPFDPPFVRVISPVLSGGYVLGGGALCMELLTKQGWSSAYSIESVIMQINATLVKGKARVQFGANKNQYNLARAQQSYKSLVQIHEKNGWYTPPKEDG from the exons ATGTCGGTGTCGGGGCTAAAGGCCGAACTGAAGTTTCTGGAGTCAATCTTTGATCCAAACCACGAGCGATTCAGAATAATAGACTGGAAACCCGACGAGCTGAGTTGCCAGTTCAACGTAACGAGGGAGAAGCTGCTGATCATTCACTGCAACATCACG GAATCCTATCCCTCAACACCCCCAATATGGTTTGTTGACTCTGATGATCCCAGTCTGGCTGAAGTGTTGGAGCGCCTAGAGGATGTGAGAAAAGGCAGCACATTG CTCCTTCAACAGCTGAAGCGGCTCATTTGTGATCTCTGTCGTCTTTACAACCTGCCACAACATCCAGATGTAGAAATGCTGGACCAGCCACTACCTGCTGGTCCAATCACTCAAGAGCGAAAG AATGGGCCGTCAGATGAGGTGAcatctgaagaggaggaggaggaagaaatggGAGAG GACATTGACCTGGACCAAGACCTTGACCATTATGacatgaaagaggaggagccagTGGATGGAAAAAAGTCTGAAGATGATGggatagaaaaagaaaatctggcCATCTTGGAGAAAATTCGTAAAAACCACAGACAGGATCACTTGAAT GGTGCAGTCTCTGGCTCGGTGCAAGCCTCAGACCGCCTAATGAAGGAACTCAGGGAGATCTACAGATCACAGAGTTACAAGACAG GTATTTATTCAGTCGAACTAGTCAATGACAGCCTTTATGAATGGCACGTCAAGTTAAGGAC GGTAGACCCAGATAGTCCTTTGCATAGTGACTTGCAGgtcttaaaagaaaaagaaggagtgGACTACATTCTGCTCAATTTCTCTTATAAA GATAATTTCCCCTTTGATCCACCTTTTGTACGGGTTATTTCCCCTGTGCTGTCCGGAGG GTATGTGCTAGGAGGAGGAGCCTTGTGCATGGAACTTCTCACCAAACAG ggCTGGAGCAGTGCCTATTCCATAGAATCTGTCATTATGCAGATAAATGCAACTCTGGTGAAAGGAAAAGCCAGGGTGCAGTTTGGAGCCAATAAG aaccAGTACAATCTTGCCAGAGCACAACAGTCATACAAATCCCTTGTGCAAATCCACGAGAAGAATG GCTGGTACACACCGCCTAAAGAGGACGGATAA